The following proteins are co-located in the Candidatus Eisenbacteria bacterium genome:
- a CDS encoding IS66 family transposase: MDERPQAEGETPKAKGRERTGIFTSGVVSTKEGRKIALFFTGRQHAGENLKDVLCQRAAELGPPIQMCDALSRNVPKGLKVILANCLAHARRNFVDVAPSFPEECLYVIETLAKVYKNDEITREKQMSPEERLAFHKAESGPLMKELEAWMIDQIESRKVEPNSGLGKAISYSRDHWKELTLFLEVPGAPLDSNIVERALKKAIIHRKNSLFYKTEHGAHVGDIYMSLIYTCELEGADPFDYLTQLQEHAVDVALTPTDWMPWNYRHTLARVWED, from the coding sequence ATGGATGAGAGACCGCAGGCGGAAGGGGAGACGCCGAAGGCGAAGGGCCGGGAACGGACCGGGATCTTCACCTCGGGCGTCGTGTCGACGAAGGAGGGTCGAAAGATCGCGCTCTTCTTCACGGGGCGCCAGCACGCTGGGGAGAACCTGAAGGACGTGCTCTGCCAGAGGGCGGCCGAGCTCGGCCCCCCGATCCAGATGTGCGATGCTCTGTCGCGGAACGTGCCCAAGGGCCTCAAGGTCATCCTGGCGAACTGCCTGGCGCACGCGCGGCGGAACTTCGTCGATGTCGCGCCGAGCTTCCCCGAGGAGTGCCTCTACGTGATCGAGACCCTTGCGAAGGTCTACAAGAACGACGAGATCACGAGGGAGAAGCAGATGTCGCCGGAGGAGCGCCTGGCGTTTCACAAGGCCGAGAGTGGTCCCCTGATGAAGGAGCTCGAGGCCTGGATGATCGACCAGATCGAGAGTCGGAAGGTGGAGCCGAACTCCGGGCTCGGGAAGGCGATCTCCTATAGCCGCGATCACTGGAAGGAACTGACCCTCTTCCTCGAGGTCCCCGGGGCGCCGCTAGATAGCAACATCGTCGAGAGGGCGCTGAAGAAAGCCATCATCCACCGGAAGAACAGCCTCTTCTACAAGACCGAACATGGTGCCCATGTGGGCGACATCTACATGAGCCTCATCTACACCTGCGAACTCGAAGGCGCCGATCCCTTCGACTACCTGACCCAACTCCAGGAACACGCCGTGGACGTGGCCCTGACGCCGACAGACTGGATGCCGTGGAACTACCGGCACACCCTGGCGCGCGTGTGGGAAGACTGA
- a CDS encoding serine/threonine protein kinase, whose protein sequence is MVGRRTSAAAEDPPDFAGSPEGHELRAAVADLSSTIEREASRRTLAGSDPRRELDSGFGAASELYRDLVAGAPAPETSSASASPSAEAPWRLGDFEILRRVGGGGMGDVYLARQVSLGREVALKLLSPHIAGDAKSTERFLREAKAAASTNHPSIVPVLQAGIEGGRPYIAMQYIHGVSLQELLEAGPLLDVKRALEIARDAVRATEAAHAAGVIHRDIKPGNVLLESDPSSVRRAGRVFLADFGLASLSDRGSITATGEILGTPAYMSPEQARGLPAVRSSDIYSLGATLYAMLAGRPPHEGSNHAAIIAGVAQREPVPIRKLRPSVDRDAATICEKAMRWEPDRRYATAGEMAEDIDRWLARKPIRARPASTAYRVRLWLRRNPRAMVAAVLIVVAVLAALAGERLLRRRGTLAAVDDLLRRGEAEEARERLETVPGIWPLRDSAVASLECRLFLQLGDLGRAAEAAARLAASKRAAEFAAIREIVDRQLAASESLILDGAWWAALEFVWETIGGIEVLSREAGGDPAWSDWIDSASVKALHVAASALIQAGEYELAVRIWEGDRARDRPVRIREVLTELVGVRAEGEPSLDEIGGFARRLTRCVTSVRFSRHARMVLESGGVQQGCTGARRKALLGLVERKALEH, encoded by the coding sequence GTGGTTGGCCGCCGCACGTCGGCCGCCGCCGAAGACCCCCCGGATTTTGCAGGCTCACCGGAAGGACACGAACTCCGGGCCGCCGTCGCCGATCTCTCGTCGACCATCGAGCGGGAGGCCTCTCGAAGGACCCTGGCGGGTTCGGATCCGCGCCGCGAACTCGACTCGGGTTTCGGGGCCGCAAGCGAGCTCTACCGGGATCTTGTGGCGGGCGCGCCGGCCCCCGAGACGTCATCCGCATCGGCATCGCCATCGGCCGAAGCCCCGTGGCGCCTGGGGGACTTCGAGATCCTCCGGCGGGTCGGCGGCGGCGGCATGGGGGATGTGTACCTCGCCCGACAGGTATCGCTGGGGCGGGAGGTGGCTCTCAAACTCCTCTCTCCTCACATCGCCGGCGACGCGAAGTCGACCGAGCGATTTCTTCGCGAGGCAAAGGCCGCGGCGAGCACCAACCATCCGTCGATCGTCCCCGTGCTCCAGGCCGGGATCGAAGGCGGCCGCCCGTACATCGCGATGCAGTACATCCACGGGGTCAGCTTGCAGGAACTCTTGGAGGCTGGGCCCTTGCTGGATGTGAAGAGGGCTCTGGAGATCGCAAGGGATGCGGTGCGTGCCACCGAGGCTGCCCATGCGGCGGGGGTGATCCACCGGGACATCAAGCCGGGCAACGTTCTCTTGGAGAGCGATCCTTCCTCCGTGCGACGCGCCGGCCGGGTCTTCCTCGCGGACTTCGGCCTTGCCTCCTTGAGCGATCGGGGATCGATCACGGCGACCGGCGAGATCCTGGGCACGCCCGCCTACATGTCCCCGGAGCAGGCCCGCGGCCTCCCCGCCGTCAGGTCGTCCGACATCTACTCGCTCGGGGCGACCCTCTACGCGATGCTCGCAGGCCGTCCGCCCCACGAGGGCTCCAATCATGCGGCGATCATCGCCGGCGTGGCGCAGAGGGAGCCGGTGCCGATCCGCAAGCTCAGGCCTTCGGTCGATCGGGACGCGGCCACGATCTGCGAGAAGGCGATGCGCTGGGAGCCGGACCGGCGCTACGCGACCGCCGGCGAGATGGCGGAGGACATCGATCGCTGGCTCGCTCGGAAGCCGATCCGCGCGCGGCCGGCGAGCACGGCGTACCGGGTGCGGCTCTGGCTCAGGCGGAATCCTCGCGCGATGGTGGCGGCGGTCCTGATTGTTGTCGCGGTGCTCGCCGCGCTTGCAGGTGAGCGACTCCTCCGAAGACGCGGAACCTTGGCCGCCGTCGATGATCTCCTGCGCCGGGGCGAGGCGGAGGAGGCGCGGGAGAGGCTCGAAACCGTGCCTGGGATCTGGCCTCTGCGCGACTCGGCGGTGGCATCGCTCGAGTGCAGGCTCTTCCTTCAGCTCGGAGACCTGGGGCGGGCGGCAGAGGCTGCAGCGCGCCTTGCTGCGAGCAAGAGGGCGGCGGAGTTCGCGGCGATCCGCGAGATCGTGGACAGGCAGCTCGCCGCATCCGAGAGCCTGATCCTCGATGGAGCGTGGTGGGCGGCGCTGGAGTTCGTGTGGGAGACGATCGGCGGGATCGAGGTTCTCTCCCGTGAAGCCGGAGGCGATCCGGCATGGTCGGACTGGATCGATTCCGCATCGGTGAAAGCACTGCACGTCGCCGCATCCGCCCTCATCCAGGCCGGGGAGTACGAACTCGCCGTGCGGATCTGGGAAGGAGATCGGGCCCGGGATCGGCCTGTCAGAATTCGAGAGGTTCTGACCGAGTTGGTCGGCGTCCGCGCGGAGGGAGAGCCATCGCTCGATGAGATCGGCGGCTTCGCCCGGCGCCTCACCCGATGCGTCACATCCGTCCGGTTCTCGAGACACGCGCGGATGGTCTTGGAGTCGGGAGGCGTCCAACAGGGTTGTACGGGGGCTCGCCGGAAAGCCTTGCTCGGTCTGGTAGAGCGCAAGGCGCTCGAACAC